GTTCCAGCGGAGGATCACCTGCGCGGCCGTCTTATTGTACTTTGCGCCGATTGCGGCGAGGATCGGGTTGGACAGCAGCTTGCCCTGCCCTAGCGGCGACCAAGCCTCGACTTTGATTTGCTTGGCGTCGCAGAAGGCCCGCAGCTCGGCCTGATTGTTCAACGGGTGAAGCTCCACCTGGTTCACCATTGGCGTCACCGTGCACATTGCAAGCACGTCCTCCAGATGGTGGATGTGAAAGTTCGACACCCCAATCGCCCGCACCTTCTTATCCTTGTAGAGCTGCTCGAAGGCGCGCCACGAGTCCAGGTACTTCTTGCCCTCTTTCGACACGATGTCTTTGCCGCGCGGCCAGTGGATGAGGTAGAGATCAATGTAGTCAACACCGAGCTTCTGTCGACTCTCCTCGAAGGCCGCGAGCGTGCTCTCGTAGCCTTGCTCCGTGTTCCAGAGCTTCGTCGTGATGAACACATCCTCGCGCGGTACACC
This DNA window, taken from Leishmania infantum JPCM5 genome chromosome 31, encodes the following:
- the PGFS gene encoding prostaglandin f2-alpha synthase/D-arabinose dehydrogenase, which produces MADVGKAMVTLSNGVQMPQLGLGVWQSPAGEVTANAVKWALCAGYRHIDTAAIYKNEESVGAGLRASGVPREDVFITTKLWNTEQGYESTLAAFEESRQKLGVDYIDLYLIHWPRGKDIVSKEGKKYLDSWRAFEQLYKDKKVRAIGVSNFHIHHLEDVLAMCTVTPMVNQVELHPLNNQAELRAFCDAKQIKVEAWSPLGQGKLLSNPILAAIGAKYNKTAAQVILRWNIQKNLITIPKSVHKERIEENADVFNFELGAEDVMRIDALNTNSRYGPDPDEAQF